The DNA region CGGCGCCCGACAGACCCTGGGGCGCCGCGCGGCTCGCACTCACCGCCTTCTTCGCCGTCGACGGCTTCCTGTTCGCCGCCTGGGTCGTCCGCATCCCGGACGTCCGCAGCCAGGTCAGCGCCTCGCACAGCGCCCTCGGACTCGCCCTGCTCTGCCTGTCGATCGGCGGCGTCGCCACCATGCCGGTGGTCGGCCGGCTCTGCCTGCGGTACGGATCCCGCCCGATGACGGTCGGCTCGCTCGCCCTGGTCAGTCTCTCCATACCGCTGCCCGCGCACGCCCACTCGGTGTACTCCCTGGGCGGGGCGCTGCTGCTGTTCGGCGCCGGGTACGGCGGCGCCAACGTCGCCATGAACAGCGCCGCCGTCGACTTGGTGGCGCAGCTGCGCCGACCCGTCATGCCCAGCTTCCACGCCGGGTACAGCCTGGGCGGGCTGGTCGGCGCGGGTTTCGGAGGGTTGCTCGCCGGCCGGCTGACCACCGCGTGGGCGCTCGCGCTCGGCGGGCTGCTGGGGCTGGCCGTCACCGTCGGCGCGGGCGTCGTGCTGCTGTGCAGCCCGGCGGTGCCGATGGTCGCGCCGGAGCGCGGCGGTGGCGGGTCCGGGGCCGGGTCCGGAGCTGCGTCCCCGTCCGGGGCCGGGGCCGGGTCCGGGGCTGATGCGGGCCCGGGTGAGGGCCCGGGTGAGGGCCCGGGTGAGAACTCCGCGACGGGAACGGCTGAGAACTCCGCTGGTCGCCCGGCCGGGGCACACGTCCGGCTGCTGGTGCTGATGTTCGGGCTCACGGCGTTGTGCACGGCGTACGGCGAGGGCGCGATCGCCGACTGGACCACCCTCCACCTCACCGACGACGTGCACGCGAGCGCGGGAACGGCCGCCGGCGGGTACGCCGCGTACGCCTTCGCCATGACCAGCGGGCGGGTGGGCGGCACCTGGCTGTCCATACGGCTCGGCCAGAACCGGCTGATGCTGCTCGGCGGGACGACTGCGGCGGTCGGCATGCTGGTCGCCGCTCTCGCTCCCGCGGTGCCGCTGGCCATCGGCGGGTTCATCCTGGTCGGCCTCGGGCTGGCCAACCTGTTCCCGCTCGCGATCGCGCGTGCCGGTGCGACGGGCGGGCCTCAGGGCGTCGCGCTCGCCTCGACGCTCGGGTACGGCGGGATGCTGATCGGGCCGGTGGTGATCGGTTTCCTCGCCGACGCGGCCGGACTGCCGCTGGCCCTCACCACGGTCGCGGTCGCGGCCACGACGGCGGCCCTGCTGCCGCTGGCGGTCGGACGACGCTGACGAGCGGCGGGCGGGGCAACGGCCGACAGGTGACGAATGACACCGAACGGATAACAGATTTCATCATCTGTCATCCGTTCGGTGTCATCCGTCCCCAGCCCCGCACCCGACGGATCCACCCCACAGGTGGCAGGATGCGGACCCATGACCACCACCGGACGCATCCAGGTACTGCGGGCGAGCGAGCGCCCGGCCACCACGTGGCTCAACGGGGGCGGGGTGACCAGGGAGGTCGCCGGGTTCCCCGCCGGAGCAGGGCTGAACGACTTCGACTGGCGGGTGAGCCTCGCCGACGTGGCCTCGGCCGGGCCCTTCTCGCCGTTCCCCGGGATCGACCGGGTGATCACCCTGGTCGAGGGCACGGGCATGGCGCTCACCGTGGACGGTGTCGAGCAGGTGGTCGACGCCCCGTTCCGCCCGTTCGCCTTCCCCGGCGACGCCACGACCGACTGCCGGCTGCTGGGCGGTCCGGTGGTGGACTTCAACGTGATGACCCGCCGCGGCCGGATCGAGGCCGCCGTGGACCTGATCACCGAGCCCGGCGCCGTCCAGCTCCCGCCCGCCGCGACCCTCCTGCTGGTCTGCCTCGCCGGTTCGGTCACCCTCGACGCCACCGCGCTGACCCGCTACGACGCCGCGCTGCTCGACACCCCCGGCACCCACGCGCTGCGGCCCGACGGGGTCACCGCCGCCGTCACCTTCCGTACCGCCACCGCAAGTTGAGCAGCCCGCTGCCCGTGCCCCCGGAGCGACCGGGGGCACGGGCAGCGGCGGCCGCCACGCCGACGGCGAGCCGTCAGCCGCAGAACACCGGCGTGGCGTTCGCCGGGTCCAGGGCGTTGGTCACCAGGTGCAGCGCCGTCGGCGAGAACGCGATCGCCACGTGCTCGGCCAGCGTGACCGGGCAGTGGTCCTGCAGCACCTCGTTGTCCACGTCCGGCCCGTTCAGGAACTGGGTCCGCCAGGGAGTGACGACCTCGTCGTACACCGTCGAGATCACCGTGTAGTGCACGCCCGGTACGGTGTCCGGCCGCGAGGCCATGGTGGCGTTGAAGTCGGAGCCGACCGCCTGGTCGCGGCAAGCCTGGCAGACGGTGTAGATCAGGTCGGCCACGCCCGGGAAGTACGGCGCCAGCCTGGTGATCCCGTCGAGGGTCGTGCCGTGGTTGGACGGCGCCAGGCCGACCAGCGTGTCCACCTTCGAGGCCCCGCCGAGGAACTTGAGGTAGTAGTTCGGCAGCATGCCGCCCTGCGAGTGCCCGACGACGTCGACCTTGGCCGCACCGGTCGCGGACCTCACCAGGTCGACGAAGTGGGCGAGTTGGGCCGCCGACGTGGGCACCGCTCCGAGGCCTCCGATCGGCAGCAGCAGACCGCTGCCGGTGGAGGTGATGCCGGGGATGGTGCCGTAGTCGACGGCGAAGACGCAGTAGCCGAGGCCCTTGAGCAGCGGGGAGAGCGCCAGCCAGTTCTCGTAGCGGTTGGCGAAGGTGCCGTGCACCAGCACCACCGGGTAGGGGTGCGCGGCGGACGGTCGGCAGCTCCAGTCGTTGGCGCCGGGAGGTGAGGCCACCGAGTCGCCGTCGGGCGGGAGTTCGGTCGCGGCGGTGACGGCGGGAGCCGCCGCGGGCGCCGCCATGGCGGGGGCCGCCGCCGCGCCGACCAGCAGCGCGCCCGCCAGTACCGCCGCGCCGAAGGCTCCGCCGAGCCGACGGCGCAAGGGAGTTGAGGAGAAGCGGAGAAGTGGGGTTCTCAACTGTTGCCTCCACAGCCGAAGTTTGTTACCAACAGGTAACCCGAGTGGCTCAATGATGCGGTCGCCCCTCCGGCCCGGCCCTTGGGCGTTCCCCAGACCTGGACGGTGTTCTCTGTGACCGGTCACAACGCACCCCACTGCGCCCCCACGAACCGCACCACCGCAGTGCCCACGAACCGCACCACCGCAGTGCCCACGAACCGCCCCACCAGCTCCCCCGCGGACCCGGCCGATCAACCCGCCCCGGCCGACCAAGCCGCCCCGTGGCGCGTCCCGGTGATCGGCGGACTCCCGGCCGATCAGCGACTCCTCGGCGGCGTCCGCGAGTTGGCCGCAAGCGTGGTCACCGCCCTGCTGGACCGCGTGCCGATCTACCGCCGTCTCCCCCGTGAACAGCTCACCGGCGAGCTCACCCGGGACGCCGAGCGCCGCATCCGCGCCCTCGCCCACGCCGTCCGCACCGGACTCCCCGCCCCCGCCGAGGAGTTCACCGCCGTACGCGAGGCCGCCGCGCGCCGCGCCGAGGAGGGCCTGCCGCTGGACGCGGTCCTGCTCGCCCACCACCTCGGGCTGGAGGTCTGCTGGGAGTTCCTCACCCGGGATGCCCACGCGGGTGACGCCGCCGACCTGCTGCTGCTCAACCGCCTGCTGCTCGACCAGCTCCGCCGGGCCACCATCGCCGCCGGTACCGGATTCCTTGACGGTCAGCGCTCGGCCGGCGACCGGCGCTCCACCGCCCGGCAGTCCCTGCTCACCGCCCTGCTCGCCGGCACCCCCGCCGCGGAAGCCGCCGCCCGGGCCGGGACGGAGCTACCGGCCGGCTACGCCGTGCTCTGCCTGTCCCTCGCCGACCACCCGGACGAGCACTCCCCCGGCGTCGATCCGGGCATCGCCGCCCGCCGCAAGCTCCGCCGCTTCGGCGCCGAACTCGACCACCGCACCCGGCAGTCGGCGCTCACCTCGCTGACCCCCTCGGGCGGCCTGGTGCTCCTCCCGCTCGACACTCCGCCGGACCGGTCCGCCGATCCGTCCGTCGGGGAGGCCGCAGCGGAGCCGTGGCCCCAGCTCGCCGCCGCCCTCGCCGCCGCGGCTCGCGCGGCCGGTGTGCCCGTGCTGGCCGGAGCCTGCGCCGCGACACCCGCCGAAGTGCCCGGCGCCGCCGCCCTCGCCTACGAAGTCCTGGACGTCGCCAGGGCGTTCGGCCTCCCGCCCGGGTTGCACCGGCTGGACGACGTCCTACTGGAGTACCAGTTGACCCGGCCCAGCCGGGCCCGCTCCCGGCTCGCCGCCCTGCTCGAACCGCTCGCCGACGGCGGGGAATTGCTCACCACCCTGCGCACCCACCTGGCCGGCGGCCTCAACCGCCGCCACACCGCGAGCGCCCTGCACCTGCACCCGAACACCGTCGACTACCGGCTGCGCCGGATCGCCGTCCTCACCGGCCTGGACCCGGCGCGCCCGGCCGACGTCCTGCGGATCACCGCCGCCATCGCCGCGCGGACTGCCGAACAGTCGGCCCCGGCTCGCCAGCCAGCCGAACGTCCTTCCCCTGCAGCCCAGTTGTGACGGCATGCTGCCCGCGCCACCGGGTACGGGGGCGCAGGCAGCGGTGATGGGCCGGGCCTCAGCAGGTCAGGTTGGCGTGGGAGCCCCCACCCAGCCGTCCAGCGTGGACCAGGTCCGCGGCCCGACCACGCCGTCCTGTCCGATGCCGGCGCAGCGCTGGAAGGTCCACCCGGCGGTGTCGGTCGCCCGGCCCGGACACCGTCCACGTCCAGGTTCGGGCTCCCGAACGAGTAAGGCGATGCTCAGCCCTGCTCCCCCGGCAACCGCAGGTCCCACCCGACCAGCGCGCGCAGCTGCTCCGCCGTCACCCCGTCCGGCACCGGCCGCGGCGGTTCGTGGCGCAGCGGCGGCTGCCAGCCCTCCTCCTCGGTCCAGCGGCGGACCACCTTGGCCGGGGCCCCGGCGACCACGCTGTGGTCGGGCACCTCGCCGCGCACCACCGCACCCGCCGCGACCACCACGTTGCGCCCGATCCGCGCCCCCGGCATGATCACCGCGCCGGTGCCGATCCAGCTGCCCGTGCCGATCTCCACCGGCTCGTTGCGCGGCCACTGCTTGCCGATCGGCAGCTCGGTGTCCCGGTACTCGTGCGCCTGGTCGCTGACGTACACTCCGGGGCCGGTCCAGACGTCGTCGCCGATGACGATCGACTGGTGGCCGACGATGTGGCTGTCCCGGCCGATCACGCAGCCGCCGCCGATCCGGACGATCGGCTCCGGGCCGAGGTCGAGCCCGGGCAGGAAGCCCGCGCTGATGGTGACCCGCTCGCCGATGATCGAGAACGGCCCAATGGTGATCCACTGCTCGTTGAACACCGCCCCGAGCGGGAAGGCCAGGGTCGTGCCGTCGCCCAGCTCGCCGAACCGGTACGGGCCCGGGTTCCGGTTGGTGACGGCGCCGGTCCGCTGCATCCAGCGCCAGCCCCGGTGCACGAGGCGTCCGGCGGCCCGGCGGCCACCGGACCGGACGGTGGAGAGGAGGGAACGGGTTATCGGCATGCGCTCACGTTACCGGCCCGTAGCGTCCGTCCGTCCGCCGGGAGGCCGATGTCACACCCGTCCCACCAGCCCCTCGGTCCCACCCCCACGACCGTCCGAAATCCGCCACCGCGGTCGGCCCGAGGTGAAAGACTCCACCCCGTGGAGATCTCCGAACACATCAACGCGCTGCGCCGCGAGGGCGCCCTGCTGGCCGACGCCGCCGCCCGTACCGACCTCACCGCCCCCGTACCGACCTGCCCGGACTGGCGGCTGGGCGATCTGGTGCGGCACGTCGGCCAGGTCCACCGCTGGGCCGCCGCCTACCCCTCGCAGGGGCTGCGGACGGTCCTGGACGAGGCGGGCACGCAGGCAGTCATCGGCCCGGACCCCTCGGACGCCGCGCTGCTCGACTGGTTCCGCGAGGGCCACGCAGCGCTCGTGACGACGCTGGAGGAGGCCCCGGCCGAACTCGAGTGCTGGACCTTCCTGCCCGCGCCCAGCCCGCTGGCCTTCTGGGCCCGGCGCCAGGCGCACGAGACCGCCGTCCACCGCTTCGACGCCGACGCGGCGGCCGGCTCGCCGGGCCCGGCCGTGGACACCGCGCTCGCTGCGGACGGCATCGACGAGCTGCTGCGGGGCTTCATGACCCGCGGCCGGGCGAAGGTGCACAGCGACGGCCTGCGCACCGTCCAGGTCCGGACGACCGACGGCCCCGGCTCCTGGCGCCTGACCCTCTCCCGCGAGCCGCTCGCCGTCACCACCGAGGAAAGCCCCGAACCGGCCGATCTGACCATCACCGGGCCGGCCCGCGAGCTCTACCTGCTGCTCTGGAACCGGCTGACGGTCGGACAGACCGGGCAGGCGGAGCGCGCGGGGCGCCCCGATCAGGCGGAGCAGGCCGGGCAGGTCGAGCTCAGTGGCGACCGGGACCTGCTCGACCTCTGGCGGGACAACGCGGCGATCCGCTGAGCCCGAGCCGACCCGGCCGGACCTTCGACCGGCTGGGTCGGCTCAGTCGGCCGGGCCCGCCACCAGTAGTCACCGTCGGCTGTCGGCTGTCAGCCGTCCGCTGTCAGTCGTCAGCCGGCTCAACGCACCCAGGCAGCCGGCCGCTTCTCCAGGAACGCCCGCATCCCCTCCTGCGCCTCCGCCGAACCGAACAGCCGCGCCGACAGCTGCACCAGCTCGTCCGCGTCCCGCTGGAAGGAGCGCACCACCTCGGCGTTGGCCAGCCGCTTCGACTCGGCCAGCCCCTGCGGCGAGCCCTGGCGCAGCGCGTCCAGCAGGCCCTTCAGCACCACCCCGGTGTCCTCGGTGGACTCGGCGGCCTGGGTGATCAGCCCGATCCGGGCGGCCTCGGCGGCGTCGAAGACCTCGCCGGTGAGGTAGTAGCGGGAGGCGGCGCGCGGCTCCAGCTTGGGGCGCAGCGGCAGCGAGATGACGGCGGGCGCGAGACCGAGGCGGACCTCGGTGAAGGCGAAGGTCGCGGCCGGTCCGGCGACGGCGAGGTCCGCCGCGCCGATCAGACCGAGGCCGCCGGCCCGGGCGTGCCCGTCGACCACGGCGATCACCGGCTTGACGCAGTCCACGATCGCCTTCTGCAGCTCGACCAGGCCGCGCGGGCCCACCGTCGGGTCCGCGCCGGTCGCCTCGGAGAGGTCCGCGCCCGCGCAGAACACCTTGCCGGTGTGGGTGAGCACCACCGCGCGAACGTCGCGGTCCGCCGCGGCCAGCGCCAGTCCGGCGTGCAGCTCGGACATCAGGCGGGAGGAGAGGGCGTTGCGGTTGTGCGGCGAGTCGAGGGTGAGCGTGGTGACGGCGTCGGCGGTGGTGACGCGGACGAGGGGCTCTGCGCTGGTCATCGGCGTGGGTCTGCCTTCCGGCTGAGGGTGGGTCGGACTGCGGGCGCGGTCCGGGGTACCCGGACGGCGCCCGCACGACTCTGGCACGCCCACCCGCCCCGCGGCCAGAGCCAAGCGCCGCCGAGCGCACTGGAGCGTCCGATGACCGGACGGAAAACCGCTGGTCGCGCCTGCCCTCCGCCCGGCAGCATGGGCGACATGATCACCGACTCCCCGGTTCTGCTGCTCGCTCCGCGCATCAACGAGACCGGCCTCCAGCTGCGCACCGCCGCCGGGCTGCGCGGCCTGCGGGCGTACACCGCCACCTCCTGGCGGGCGCCGCGCGAACTGCTCGGCGCGGCGGTGCACGTGTACGGCGGGCCGTTGTTCGCCGATGCGGTCGGCCAGGAGCTCGGCCTCGCCCTGCTGGAGCCGGCCGAGGACTGGCTGGCCCGGCTGCCGCCGGCGCTGACCGGCCGACGGGTGTCCGCGACCACGCTGGCCGAGGCCCGCACCCTGCGCGGTCCGGCCTTCGTGAAGCCGCCGGCGGACAAGCTGTTCGCCGCCCGGGTCTACCCGGACGGCGGCGCGCTGCCCGGTCCCGAGCTGCTGGACGGCGACACCCCGGTGCTGGTCAGCGAGGTGGTGCGATTCCGTACGGAGTACCGGCTGTTCGTCCTGGATGGCGCGGTGCGGGCCGGTTCGCGCTACGCGGTGGACGGCGAGCTGTCCGTCGCGCCGCTCGGGCCGGACGGTTCCGAGGTACTGGCCTTCGCCAGTGACGTGCTGGCAGCCTCGGCGTCGCAGGCTCCGCTGCCGAGCGCGGTCGTGGTGGACGTCGGACGGACGGACCACGGCTGGGCGGTGGTGGAGGCCAACGCGGCCTGGGCCAGCGGCGGTTACGCAGCCGAGCCGGCCGACGTCCTGGACGTGGTGCTGCGTTCCTCCTGCCCGGCCGCCCAACTGCCCTCCAGCGACGGGCCGTTCCGACGCGAACTGCCCGAAGTGGTGCGCTGACGGGGCCGGTTGGCCGTGCCGAGGCCCGGCTGGCAGTCCACCGGCCGATCGGTCGGCATCATCGCTTGCGGCACCGGGGGGCGATGGCGCACGATCATGCGGCATGACCCACACGCACCTCACCCACATCACCGAACCGCCCGGCGTCGCCCCCGGGACCGGCTACACCCAGGTCGTCACCGGCAGTGGCCGGCTGGTCCAGGTCTCCGGGCAGGTCGCCTTCGACGAGCACCGGAACCTGGTCGGCGCGGGTGACCCGAAGGCCCAGGCCCGTCAGGTCTTCGAGAACCTGCGCCGCTGCCTGGCCGCCGCCGGGGCCGACTTCTCCGACGTCGTCAAGTTCACCTTCTTCATGACCGACATCGCCCACCTCCCGGCGATCCGGGAGGCCCGCGACGAGTACCTGGGCGAGCTGCCGCTCCCGGCCGCCTCCGCGATGCAGGTCGCGGCGCTGTTCCGGCCGGACGTCCTGATCGAGATCGAGGCGATGGCGATCGTCCAGGAGTAGGCGCGGCTCGTCACGACGCCCGCAGCCGGGCTGCGTCACGCGGCCCCGAGCCGCGCTTCCCGCCGTCCGGCCCACCGGACGGCGGGGCCCATCGCCAGGCCTGCCGCCGCCAGCACAGCGCCCAGCACGGCCCAGCCGGCCAGCCCGAAGCCGATCACCGCGGTGCTGACCACCGCCGGGCCGGCCATCATCGCGGCCGCCGAACCCGCGTTGAACACGCCCTGGTAGGCGCCGTGGCCGCGCTCACCCGCGAGGTCGTAGCTCAGCGCCCAGCCGCCCGCCTGGCCCATCACCTCGGCGAGCGACTGCAGCGCGATCCCGACCAGCGCCACCACGGCGGCCGGGATCCCGGGCAGTCCGTGCGCGAGGGCGATGACCAGGCAGGAGGCGGCGAGCAGCAGCCCGGCGCGACGGCACGCCCGGGCGGCGGCCGCCCGCTCCTCGGTGCCCCGGGTGGCCCGCACCTGCAGGGCGATCACCATCAGGGTGTTGACGATCAGACTGCCCGCGACGGTGATCCGCGGCGCGTCGGTCTGCTGGACGATCCACAGCGGGACGCCCACCTCCAGGACGGCGAACTGCAGGCCGAGCACGGAGCACAGCACGGTCACCACCAGGAACGGGCCGTCGCGCAGCGCCGGGTTGCCCCGGCGGCCCTGCTTGACCCCCTTGTCGGCGGGGTCCGACGGGTTCGCCGTGCCGGACCTGCTCGCCGTCCCGGACTCGGCCATCGGTTCGGCCGGGGGCTCGGTCGGGGGTTCGACCGGGAGCTCGACCGATGCCGGAGCCGTCACCGCGGGCAGGCGGTGGAGCATGAGCGCGACGGCCACATAGGAGACGGCATCGGCCAGGATCGCCGTCAGGTAGACCGCCCGGGTGTCGAGTTGGAGCGCGATCGCGCCGAGTCCCGTCCCCAGGCAGATGCCGATGTTGGTCACCACCCGCAGGTGGGCCCGGCCGGCGACCCGGCGGTCGGCGGGCAGCACGTCGGCGTAGAGCGCGTTCCGTGCCGCGGACGACCCCCGGTCGACGGCCGCGACGGCACAGGCCAGGGCCACGAAGGCCGGGTAGCTGTGCACGAACGCGTACCCGGCGGTGCCGACCGCCTCCGCCCAGACCAGCACCACCAGGACCCGCCGGGCGCCCCATCGGTCGGCGGCCCGGCCGGCCGGCACGCTGGCGACGACCCCGCACAGCCCGGCCGCCGTCATCCCGAACCCCAGCTGGGCGGCGCTCAGGCCGAGCACCCGGGTGAAGAACAGCACCGCGACGGACAACGAGAGGCCGTTGCCCACCGTGTTGACGAGGGTGATCCCGGCCAGCCGACGGACCGTCGGATCGGGGTGCAGGCGGCGCCGGAGGGCCTCGGGCAGACGGCCGGACCGGTCGGACGCGGGCACGGCGAGGGAAGGTACGGAGGACTCCGTCGGTGTGGTGGACATGCCGTCGATTCCACCGCCGGACGGGGTGGAGCGGGTAATCCTTTAGGCTCTGGCTAAAACTCGGCAGCGTGGCAGCTCGGCGGCGCGGCAGTTCCGCAGCCGGCAGTCGGCAGGAGGACGTCCATGCACCGCTTCACCCTCCGTCTGGCCGACCTCGCGACCACCTGGTTCGCCTACTCCCCGATCCACGAGGCCGTGCTCAGCCTGCGGATGTGGACCCATCCGGGCGTGTACCGACTCCACAGCCGGGCCTTCGAGCAGCTCAGGCCCTCGTTCGAGCGATTGGACTCCCGACTGCTGCTGTCGCTGGTCGCCGCGAACCGCTGGGTCCCCGACTTCCTGACGCCCCGGCCGTCCTCCCCCGCCCCCGAGTTCCGCAGCCAGCTCGCCACCGTCCGCGCGCTGCCGCCGCAGCTGCTGCACAGCGA from Kitasatospora cathayae includes:
- a CDS encoding RidA family protein, producing MTHTHLTHITEPPGVAPGTGYTQVVTGSGRLVQVSGQVAFDEHRNLVGAGDPKAQARQVFENLRRCLAAAGADFSDVVKFTFFMTDIAHLPAIREARDEYLGELPLPAASAMQVAALFRPDVLIEIEAMAIVQE
- a CDS encoding esterase/lipase family protein, producing MAAPAAAPAVTAATELPPDGDSVASPPGANDWSCRPSAAHPYPVVLVHGTFANRYENWLALSPLLKGLGYCVFAVDYGTIPGITSTGSGLLLPIGGLGAVPTSAAQLAHFVDLVRSATGAAKVDVVGHSQGGMLPNYYLKFLGGASKVDTLVGLAPSNHGTTLDGITRLAPYFPGVADLIYTVCQACRDQAVGSDFNATMASRPDTVPGVHYTVISTVYDEVVTPWRTQFLNGPDVDNEVLQDHCPVTLAEHVAIAFSPTALHLVTNALDPANATPVFCG
- a CDS encoding acyltransferase, producing MPITRSLLSTVRSGGRRAAGRLVHRGWRWMQRTGAVTNRNPGPYRFGELGDGTTLAFPLGAVFNEQWITIGPFSIIGERVTISAGFLPGLDLGPEPIVRIGGGCVIGRDSHIVGHQSIVIGDDVWTGPGVYVSDQAHEYRDTELPIGKQWPRNEPVEIGTGSWIGTGAVIMPGARIGRNVVVAAGAVVRGEVPDHSVVAGAPAKVVRRWTEEEGWQPPLRHEPPRPVPDGVTAEQLRALVGWDLRLPGEQG
- a CDS encoding MFS transporter, whose product is MPLRNKIRAHRHPDDASPQSRSTPPAPDRPWGAARLALTAFFAVDGFLFAAWVVRIPDVRSQVSASHSALGLALLCLSIGGVATMPVVGRLCLRYGSRPMTVGSLALVSLSIPLPAHAHSVYSLGGALLLFGAGYGGANVAMNSAAVDLVAQLRRPVMPSFHAGYSLGGLVGAGFGGLLAGRLTTAWALALGGLLGLAVTVGAGVVLLCSPAVPMVAPERGGGGSGAGSGAASPSGAGAGSGADAGPGEGPGEGPGENSATGTAENSAGRPAGAHVRLLVLMFGLTALCTAYGEGAIADWTTLHLTDDVHASAGTAAGGYAAYAFAMTSGRVGGTWLSIRLGQNRLMLLGGTTAAVGMLVAALAPAVPLAIGGFILVGLGLANLFPLAIARAGATGGPQGVALASTLGYGGMLIGPVVIGFLADAAGLPLALTTVAVAATTAALLPLAVGRR
- a CDS encoding MFS transporter, producing MSTTPTESSVPSLAVPASDRSGRLPEALRRRLHPDPTVRRLAGITLVNTVGNGLSLSVAVLFFTRVLGLSAAQLGFGMTAAGLCGVVASVPAGRAADRWGARRVLVVLVWAEAVGTAGYAFVHSYPAFVALACAVAAVDRGSSAARNALYADVLPADRRVAGRAHLRVVTNIGICLGTGLGAIALQLDTRAVYLTAILADAVSYVAVALMLHRLPAVTAPASVELPVEPPTEPPAEPMAESGTASRSGTANPSDPADKGVKQGRRGNPALRDGPFLVVTVLCSVLGLQFAVLEVGVPLWIVQQTDAPRITVAGSLIVNTLMVIALQVRATRGTEERAAAARACRRAGLLLAASCLVIALAHGLPGIPAAVVALVGIALQSLAEVMGQAGGWALSYDLAGERGHGAYQGVFNAGSAAAMMAGPAVVSTAVIGFGLAGWAVLGAVLAAAGLAMGPAVRWAGRREARLGAA
- a CDS encoding PucR family transcriptional regulator, producing the protein MPTNRPTSSPADPADQPAPADQAAPWRVPVIGGLPADQRLLGGVRELAASVVTALLDRVPIYRRLPREQLTGELTRDAERRIRALAHAVRTGLPAPAEEFTAVREAAARRAEEGLPLDAVLLAHHLGLEVCWEFLTRDAHAGDAADLLLLNRLLLDQLRRATIAAGTGFLDGQRSAGDRRSTARQSLLTALLAGTPAAEAAARAGTELPAGYAVLCLSLADHPDEHSPGVDPGIAARRKLRRFGAELDHRTRQSALTSLTPSGGLVLLPLDTPPDRSADPSVGEAAAEPWPQLAAALAAAARAAGVPVLAGACAATPAEVPGAAALAYEVLDVARAFGLPPGLHRLDDVLLEYQLTRPSRARSRLAALLEPLADGGELLTTLRTHLAGGLNRRHTASALHLHPNTVDYRLRRIAVLTGLDPARPADVLRITAAIAARTAEQSAPARQPAERPSPAAQL
- a CDS encoding HutD/Ves family protein, which encodes MTTTGRIQVLRASERPATTWLNGGGVTREVAGFPAGAGLNDFDWRVSLADVASAGPFSPFPGIDRVITLVEGTGMALTVDGVEQVVDAPFRPFAFPGDATTDCRLLGGPVVDFNVMTRRGRIEAAVDLITEPGAVQLPPAATLLLVCLAGSVTLDATALTRYDAALLDTPGTHALRPDGVTAAVTFRTATAS
- a CDS encoding enoyl-CoA hydratase family protein — encoded protein: MTSAEPLVRVTTADAVTTLTLDSPHNRNALSSRLMSELHAGLALAAADRDVRAVVLTHTGKVFCAGADLSEATGADPTVGPRGLVELQKAIVDCVKPVIAVVDGHARAGGLGLIGAADLAVAGPAATFAFTEVRLGLAPAVISLPLRPKLEPRAASRYYLTGEVFDAAEAARIGLITQAAESTEDTGVVLKGLLDALRQGSPQGLAESKRLANAEVVRSFQRDADELVQLSARLFGSAEAQEGMRAFLEKRPAAWVR
- a CDS encoding ATP-grasp domain-containing protein codes for the protein MITDSPVLLLAPRINETGLQLRTAAGLRGLRAYTATSWRAPRELLGAAVHVYGGPLFADAVGQELGLALLEPAEDWLARLPPALTGRRVSATTLAEARTLRGPAFVKPPADKLFAARVYPDGGALPGPELLDGDTPVLVSEVVRFRTEYRLFVLDGAVRAGSRYAVDGELSVAPLGPDGSEVLAFASDVLAASASQAPLPSAVVVDVGRTDHGWAVVEANAAWASGGYAAEPADVLDVVLRSSCPAAQLPSSDGPFRRELPEVVR
- a CDS encoding maleylpyruvate isomerase family mycothiol-dependent enzyme, whose amino-acid sequence is MEISEHINALRREGALLADAAARTDLTAPVPTCPDWRLGDLVRHVGQVHRWAAAYPSQGLRTVLDEAGTQAVIGPDPSDAALLDWFREGHAALVTTLEEAPAELECWTFLPAPSPLAFWARRQAHETAVHRFDADAAAGSPGPAVDTALAADGIDELLRGFMTRGRAKVHSDGLRTVQVRTTDGPGSWRLTLSREPLAVTTEESPEPADLTITGPARELYLLLWNRLTVGQTGQAERAGRPDQAEQAGQVELSGDRDLLDLWRDNAAIR